In Sulfuracidifex metallicus DSM 6482 = JCM 9184, a single window of DNA contains:
- a CDS encoding 4Fe-4S binding protein, giving the protein MGIDPNYRSLPVVKEEQGVKIYGTYEPPTKLGIWGTIVGVDFDLCIADGSCINACPVNVFQWLDTPGHPASEKKAFPINEQACIFCMACVNVCPVAAVDVKPP; this is encoded by the coding sequence ATGGGAATAGATCCGAACTACAGGTCCCTTCCTGTGGTCAAGGAGGAACAAGGTGTGAAGATATACGGCACATATGAGCCTCCCACAAAACTTGGAATTTGGGGGACTATTGTAGGTGTAGACTTCGACTTATGTATAGCAGACGGCTCATGCATAAACGCGTGTCCAGTTAACGTGTTTCAATGGTTAGACACACCCGGTCATCCGGCCTCAGAGAAGAAAGCCTTCCCGATAAACGAACAAGCTTGTATATTCTGCATGGCTTGTGTAAACGTGTGTCCAGTAGCAGCAGTAGACGTAAAGCCTCCATGA
- a CDS encoding tRNA uridine(34) 5-carboxymethylaminomethyl modification radical SAM/GNAT enzyme Elp3, which produces MIRKMSRLMSGVTIVSIMTHPHRCPHGKCIFCPGGVDYGTPQSYYGREPTLMRAIENNYHPYLQVNSRLSQYVSLGHVPSKVELIIMGGTFLSTDLDYQEWFVSQAIEAMNRFPSREKPGFVYLEDAQERNETSRVRCVGMTVETKPDWGKEVHANMALKLGATKVELGVQTTHDELLLKSNRGHTTRDSVESTRILKDSGFKVVYHVMLGMPGSDPDKDLESFKEIMTNHDFMPDMLKIYPTLVVESSPLAELWKKEEYQPYDSDTLVDLISEMYRYIPPWVRVMRVQRDIPANIIVAGNRKGNLREMVEKEAERKGINIKEIRYREVGVSFIHGRGKLEEPEVVVRKYEASKGIEVFISLEDSKGILVGYLRLRIPYKSHRKEIDDKTSVVRELHVYGAEVPVDGSPIVDEASFQHKGYGRTLLNEAERISLEFDRKKIAVLSGIGAREYYRRQGYSKEGPYMCKSLS; this is translated from the coding sequence ATGATTAGAAAGATGTCGAGACTGATGTCTGGAGTTACAATAGTTTCCATAATGACTCATCCGCATAGATGCCCTCACGGTAAGTGTATTTTTTGCCCTGGTGGTGTAGATTACGGAACTCCGCAGAGTTACTACGGAAGGGAACCAACCCTAATGAGAGCAATAGAAAATAATTATCATCCATATCTTCAGGTGAACTCTAGACTTTCACAATACGTGTCTCTAGGTCATGTACCAAGCAAGGTGGAGTTAATCATAATGGGGGGAACTTTCCTTTCTACTGACTTGGATTACCAGGAATGGTTTGTATCTCAAGCCATAGAGGCAATGAATAGGTTTCCTTCCAGGGAGAAGCCTGGTTTCGTCTACCTAGAAGACGCCCAGGAGAGAAATGAGACTTCTAGGGTTAGATGCGTCGGAATGACCGTGGAAACTAAGCCCGATTGGGGAAAGGAAGTTCATGCCAACATGGCACTGAAGCTCGGGGCAACCAAGGTAGAACTTGGAGTTCAAACTACCCACGATGAACTTTTATTAAAGAGCAACAGAGGACACACCACAAGAGACTCCGTTGAATCCACTAGAATATTGAAGGATTCGGGATTCAAGGTAGTTTATCACGTTATGTTAGGCATGCCAGGTTCTGATCCAGACAAGGATCTAGAGTCGTTCAAGGAAATAATGACAAACCATGATTTCATGCCTGACATGTTAAAAATATATCCAACTTTAGTAGTTGAGAGTTCTCCTTTAGCAGAGCTATGGAAAAAAGAGGAGTATCAACCATACGACAGTGACACTCTCGTTGATCTAATATCGGAAATGTATAGATATATACCGCCTTGGGTCAGAGTCATGAGAGTCCAAAGGGATATACCAGCTAACATAATTGTAGCTGGTAATAGGAAGGGAAACCTAAGGGAAATGGTAGAAAAGGAAGCTGAAAGAAAGGGAATAAACATCAAAGAAATAAGGTATAGGGAAGTGGGAGTATCCTTTATTCATGGCAGGGGGAAGTTAGAAGAGCCAGAGGTCGTAGTCAGGAAATATGAAGCTAGCAAAGGGATTGAAGTCTTCATTTCTCTAGAGGATTCCAAGGGAATATTGGTGGGTTACCTTAGATTGAGAATACCCTATAAGTCTCACAGAAAGGAGATTGACGATAAAACTTCCGTAGTTAGAGAACTTCACGTCTACGGTGCTGAGGTTCCAGTGGACGGAAGTCCTATAGTAGACGAAGCCTCCTTCCAGCATAAGGGTTACGGGAGAACTTTGTTGAATGAGGCTGAAAGGATCTCACTTGAGTTCGATAGGAAAAAGATAGCTGTTCTATCCGGCATAGGGGCTAGGGAATACTATAGGAGGCAGGGTTACTCTAAGGAAGGACCTTACATGTGCAAATCGTTATCGTAA
- a CDS encoding PDZ domain-containing protein codes for MYFKVKPSHRYIKVEAEGVEGNVTFPVWLPGSYILRELERNVVQIEGYRISKNKFNVREKFSYKVYAMSNDQREAVSTSDYLFINGPAVFPFQLFDEEYCVEFSLPEGWKLHTTLKERGGAYCADSYHELADSSFQASPYLKEYEIDEGHSISTIDELNDDLIERVRKVVKDEDKIINSVNHSITSHKYLFYFRFSTLPKGGIEHRDSSSIVASWNADVNSLTTLFAHEYFHRLNVKYLKPKDLELNYEKESYTTLLWFAEGVTDYIAYKSSWTSKAIPISEFLKRIASAIYPLTFNGGEMSLSESSLTTWIKYYRRDENFPNSAVSYYDGGLLMGLLIDLSLFKAGSKIEDIFKEIPREYTFQDLEEVFTGYNVDLTLANRPSREIVEALKDFISVELTDKGKPFLGLIMDGDTVAFVEDGSPADLCGLCPNDKIVSVNGKASDLIAKMDSKELSLTISREGRLKELKLKIGQSPGHKVKISHKDVSKAWAGTDFSFEFDSKVM; via the coding sequence ATGTACTTTAAAGTAAAGCCCTCACATAGGTACATAAAAGTTGAAGCCGAAGGCGTAGAAGGAAATGTTACTTTCCCGGTTTGGCTGCCTGGCTCCTACATTCTTAGGGAACTTGAGAGAAACGTAGTTCAGATTGAAGGATACAGGATATCCAAGAACAAGTTCAATGTAAGGGAAAAGTTCTCATATAAGGTTTATGCTATGAGTAACGATCAAAGGGAGGCCGTATCGACTAGCGACTACCTTTTCATTAACGGACCAGCAGTCTTTCCTTTCCAACTCTTCGACGAAGAATACTGCGTTGAGTTTTCCTTGCCAGAAGGGTGGAAACTTCATACAACGTTGAAGGAGAGAGGGGGAGCTTATTGCGCTGACAGCTATCACGAACTGGCGGACTCAAGTTTTCAGGCATCTCCTTACTTGAAAGAATATGAAATCGACGAAGGGCACTCGATTTCTACCATAGACGAGTTAAACGACGATCTGATAGAGAGAGTAAGGAAGGTGGTAAAGGATGAGGACAAAATTATTAATTCTGTGAACCATTCAATCACGTCGCATAAATACCTCTTTTACTTTAGATTTTCCACCTTACCTAAAGGTGGAATAGAGCATAGGGACTCTTCATCTATAGTTGCGTCGTGGAATGCAGACGTAAACTCCTTGACTACGCTCTTTGCACATGAATATTTCCACAGACTAAACGTTAAGTATCTCAAACCTAAGGACCTTGAATTGAACTATGAAAAGGAGAGTTATACTACCCTTTTATGGTTCGCCGAGGGAGTAACTGATTACATAGCCTACAAGTCTTCGTGGACCAGTAAAGCTATTCCCATTTCAGAGTTCCTTAAAAGGATAGCCAGTGCAATTTACCCTCTTACATTCAATGGAGGAGAAATGAGCCTATCTGAGTCGTCCCTCACTACGTGGATAAAATATTACAGGAGGGACGAGAACTTTCCCAACTCTGCGGTTTCTTATTACGACGGAGGTCTCCTGATGGGGCTCCTGATAGACCTTTCACTGTTCAAGGCTGGTTCAAAGATAGAGGATATATTTAAGGAAATACCGCGAGAATACACATTCCAAGACTTGGAGGAAGTTTTCACTGGGTATAACGTTGATTTAACCTTGGCAAATAGGCCTTCTAGAGAGATTGTGGAAGCTTTGAAGGACTTTATAAGCGTAGAGTTAACAGATAAAGGAAAGCCATTTCTAGGCTTAATCATGGACGGTGATACTGTAGCTTTCGTTGAGGACGGGTCTCCAGCGGATTTGTGTGGACTTTGTCCCAATGATAAGATTGTAAGCGTCAACGGGAAGGCTTCGGATTTAATCGCTAAGATGGATTCTAAAGAGCTATCTCTAACTATCTCAAGGGAAGGCAGACTGAAGGAACTGAAGTTGAAAATAGGACAGAGCCCAGGTCATAAGGTGAAAATTTCCCATAAGGACGTATCTAAGGCGTGGGCTGGAACTGATTTCTCATTTGAATTTGATTCTAAGGTGATGTAA
- a CDS encoding MFS transporter, protein MLVFTKFVFDEIDNRGISKFQVKSVLVGGAGVLADGYNLYSVSITAFLIQKYLNLSSIELGAVIAGTYYGAVIGSLLLGFLSDKLGRKALYGIDVTLMTIGEISQFFVGNFDQLFLTRALIGLGVGADYVLSPVIVSENSNAKDRGKLMVITFAFMWGIGAVLSAFSYQVLSYLGINGSILWRLVLSLGAIPTAAVIVFRRKITETVRFASRVRSDPRELERIKSETGFKVETMVDRNPSSFWFKRSLVVIIFSSLLWLLYDMYSSTFSLYGPITIASNLGLTPVEFVYAAQFIAGIPGQIVCIFLIDKIGRRKMITIGYAGVALWLGMYAILLTRPSVFGISNISKTLVGEAALLGFTFYLLNYFSSALGPASVIGSAMITPELVPTKIRGRAQSISVAVDRLASALSITSFPLLLSSFGLGVLVGVYSTIALVSSIIALKLIPEAKGRSLEEVSGEESIKREQEHVS, encoded by the coding sequence ATGTTAGTATTTACTAAGTTTGTGTTCGATGAAATAGATAACAGGGGAATTAGTAAGTTTCAAGTTAAGAGCGTCTTAGTAGGAGGAGCTGGAGTCTTAGCGGATGGATACAACTTGTATTCAGTGTCAATTACAGCGTTCCTCATTCAGAAGTATCTGAACCTTTCCTCTATAGAGCTAGGTGCAGTGATAGCTGGAACCTATTACGGTGCTGTGATAGGCTCGCTTCTTTTGGGCTTTCTTTCAGATAAGTTAGGTAGAAAAGCTCTTTACGGCATAGATGTAACCCTCATGACAATAGGGGAAATATCTCAATTCTTCGTTGGAAACTTTGATCAGCTATTCTTAACTAGAGCATTAATAGGACTAGGAGTTGGGGCGGATTACGTTTTATCTCCTGTGATAGTGTCAGAGAACTCCAATGCGAAAGATAGAGGTAAATTGATGGTTATAACTTTCGCCTTTATGTGGGGTATTGGCGCAGTACTTTCTGCGTTCTCTTATCAGGTTCTATCCTATCTCGGAATTAATGGATCCATTCTGTGGAGGCTAGTCCTTTCATTGGGGGCAATCCCCACAGCGGCGGTAATCGTTTTTAGGAGGAAAATTACTGAGACCGTCAGGTTTGCTTCCAGAGTTAGATCAGATCCAAGGGAACTGGAGAGGATAAAGTCTGAGACTGGCTTCAAGGTAGAAACTATGGTTGATAGAAATCCTTCATCGTTCTGGTTCAAGAGAAGCTTAGTCGTTATAATTTTCTCTTCACTGTTATGGTTACTTTACGACATGTACTCATCTACCTTCAGCCTTTACGGGCCCATTACAATAGCCTCAAATCTAGGATTGACACCGGTGGAGTTCGTGTATGCTGCACAATTCATAGCAGGAATACCGGGGCAAATAGTTTGCATTTTCTTAATAGACAAGATAGGGAGGAGAAAGATGATAACAATAGGTTACGCCGGAGTTGCATTATGGTTAGGAATGTACGCTATCCTTCTGACTCGACCATCTGTTTTCGGTATATCAAACATAAGTAAAACTCTGGTCGGAGAGGCTGCCCTTCTTGGATTCACATTTTACCTCTTAAATTATTTCTCCTCAGCACTTGGTCCAGCGTCTGTAATAGGCTCAGCAATGATAACCCCGGAGCTAGTACCTACCAAGATAAGAGGAAGGGCACAGTCAATCTCCGTCGCAGTAGATAGGCTAGCCTCAGCCTTAAGCATAACAAGTTTTCCTCTTTTACTATCAAGCTTCGGACTAGGAGTGTTAGTGGGAGTTTACTCCACAATAGCTCTTGTCTCTTCAATCATTGCATTGAAGCTCATACCTGAAGCAAAAGGTAGATCGTTGGAGGAAGTAAGCGGTGAGGAAAGTATTAAGAGGGAACAAGAACATGTCTCATAA
- a CDS encoding HAD family phosphatase has translation MEGVIFDLDGTLANTALLHKKAWEIALNRIGEKPTFDITILLGRKTIDIAKILIGEDRADTLASLKTEIYNSLIKEEAKPTECAKELVNKLKDNGIKVAVVTSSKRISAEEVLRIIEISPHTLVTNDDVNMGKPHPEPVLKALNIMKVKPTNVIGIGDTAYDIIAYNSAGLNKSFLLRGDVPLNKELLSSFIYHEIDSLCDLMTTSRI, from the coding sequence ATGGAGGGAGTAATTTTCGATCTAGATGGCACTCTCGCTAACACGGCTTTACTTCACAAGAAGGCATGGGAAATAGCCCTGAATAGAATTGGCGAAAAACCAACCTTTGACATCACTATACTTCTGGGCAGAAAGACAATTGACATAGCAAAGATTCTAATAGGTGAAGATAGAGCTGACACTTTAGCCTCGTTGAAAACCGAAATATACAATTCGCTTATAAAGGAGGAAGCTAAACCAACTGAATGTGCTAAGGAATTAGTAAATAAATTGAAGGATAATGGAATCAAGGTTGCAGTTGTTACTTCGTCTAAGAGGATATCAGCGGAGGAAGTCCTAAGAATTATAGAGATATCTCCACACACGTTAGTTACAAACGACGATGTTAACATGGGAAAGCCACATCCAGAGCCGGTTCTAAAGGCCCTTAATATCATGAAAGTAAAACCTACCAACGTGATAGGCATAGGCGATACAGCCTACGACATAATTGCTTACAATTCAGCAGGACTTAACAAGTCATTTTTGCTCAGGGGTGACGTTCCTCTAAATAAGGAGTTACTATCTTCTTTTATTTACCATGAGATAGACTCCCTTTGTGACTTGATGACTACGAGCAGAATATAA
- a CDS encoding twin-arginine translocase TatA/TatE family subunit has translation MGLAVPTDVLIVVVVAVLVLFGSTKIPEFFRSLGKATGEFKKGKLESELEAEEILKSKQNPNVNVQNNQNQISKEDLERQIKQLQDQLDQLKKQNQGQ, from the coding sequence TTGGGACTAGCTGTTCCAACAGATGTTTTAATAGTTGTTGTAGTGGCTGTATTGGTACTTTTCGGCTCAACTAAGATTCCTGAGTTCTTCAGGTCTTTAGGAAAAGCAACTGGAGAATTTAAGAAGGGAAAACTAGAATCTGAACTAGAGGCAGAGGAAATATTAAAGTCTAAGCAGAATCCTAACGTTAACGTACAGAACAACCAGAATCAGATATCTAAAGAGGATCTAGAAAGGCAAATAAAACAACTTCAAGATCAATTAGATCAGCTAAAGAAGCAGAACCAAGGTCAATAA
- a CDS encoding twin-arginine translocase TatA/TatE family subunit translates to MLGNLDDLIVVVVVGILLLGGVKNPHKVARDVGKTINEMKNVQRQFSEELKREIDKSLEEPDQDVKSTVQDLEKRIKELQDELERLKNGSNEE, encoded by the coding sequence ATGCTGGGAAATCTAGATGATTTAATAGTAGTAGTCGTAGTTGGAATATTATTATTAGGAGGTGTTAAGAATCCTCACAAGGTAGCAAGAGATGTAGGTAAGACTATAAACGAGATGAAGAACGTTCAGAGGCAATTCAGTGAAGAGCTAAAAAGGGAAATAGACAAATCCCTTGAAGAGCCTGACCAAGACGTAAAAAGCACAGTTCAAGATCTTGAGAAAAGAATCAAGGAGCTCCAGGATGAGCTGGAGAGGTTGAAGAATGGCAGCAACGAAGAATGA
- the tatC gene encoding twin-arginine translocase subunit TatC, producing MAATKNEEKQKETPLLDHLKELMYRVRRIVISLGIAFFIFFGFGIKDITWDGFTFPILYPSIFDSVSVELTRVFIYDELPKQMKLLPINPFDPIFSSITISMFLATFFTMPIIVREIWAFVSPGLYEREKRVIKWFLAPSFILFAAGASFAYFVLIPFMLRFVILYVNEFGGSVLPTLGLKSFISLIMTMLFVTGISFEFPLVMDVLTYIGAVKASTWKKNWRWGVLGAFIIAWIISPGTTGGVIETVIGLILSALFFVGVAGAYLIERNQSKKKEKELRELQSRLK from the coding sequence ATGGCAGCAACGAAGAATGAAGAAAAACAAAAGGAAACTCCCCTTCTTGATCATCTAAAGGAGTTAATGTATAGAGTTAGGAGGATAGTTATATCTCTGGGTATAGCCTTCTTCATATTTTTCGGATTCGGAATAAAGGATATCACCTGGGACGGGTTCACTTTTCCTATACTATATCCAAGCATATTTGATAGTGTATCTGTTGAATTAACGAGAGTGTTCATATATGATGAGTTGCCTAAACAAATGAAGCTATTACCAATAAATCCATTTGATCCAATATTTTCGTCTATTACCATTTCCATGTTTCTTGCCACGTTCTTCACTATGCCCATCATAGTGAGGGAGATATGGGCATTCGTTTCTCCTGGACTTTATGAAAGGGAGAAAAGAGTTATAAAATGGTTTCTAGCTCCCTCGTTCATTCTTTTCGCTGCTGGTGCTTCTTTTGCTTATTTTGTACTCATACCCTTTATGTTAAGGTTCGTAATACTTTACGTTAATGAGTTCGGAGGATCAGTACTACCTACCCTAGGTTTGAAGTCGTTCATCAGTTTAATAATGACCATGCTTTTCGTCACCGGAATTTCTTTTGAATTCCCCTTAGTCATGGACGTCTTAACCTATATAGGCGCTGTTAAAGCTTCAACTTGGAAGAAGAACTGGAGATGGGGTGTTTTAGGAGCTTTCATTATAGCTTGGATAATTTCCCCTGGAACTACAGGAGGAGTAATTGAGACTGTTATAGGTCTCATTTTATCTGCTCTCTTCTTTGTGGGAGTTGCAGGAGCATACTTAATTGAAAGAAACCAGAGTAAAAAGAAGGAGAAAGAATTAAGGGAATTACAAAGTAGGCTCAAGTAA
- a CDS encoding amidohydrolase family protein, translated as MKIKNAVLIDGKKVEINVEEGKFTCVRDQCPPQGEVLDAQGRLVIPPFFNMHFHLDSVFIGGENESGTLWEGIEKWREMKQKTTEEDVERRAYTALKLMLSQGTLWVRSHVDVTERSLKLLRALMKVKEEFKGLVDVQLTAFPQDGVFTDKGNDEILRKSLDYVDNVGMIPHAEITREDGVRSVEFAFRLARERNMDIDGHVDETDDPNSRFLEAVVKYTREYKWEGRVTAGHVTAMHSWDQNYVRRILPKVAESGVTVIANPLINVMLQGRMDGYPKRRGMAPLKLMKSFGVNVALGQDCIMDPWYPLGSGNMLQPLFMAIHLDQMNWREIRESLSFITYNAARAWRTSYGIEEGKPANLLLTNAEFPEDLLRFMEPPRFVIREGEVVARDGKEVKIKGKWEEVKRRP; from the coding sequence ATGAAAATTAAGAATGCAGTTTTAATTGACGGAAAGAAAGTAGAGATAAACGTAGAGGAAGGTAAATTCACTTGTGTGAGGGACCAATGTCCTCCACAAGGTGAAGTATTAGATGCGCAAGGACGTCTGGTAATCCCACCCTTCTTCAACATGCACTTCCATCTTGATAGTGTCTTTATCGGAGGAGAAAATGAAAGCGGTACCCTTTGGGAGGGTATAGAGAAGTGGAGGGAAATGAAGCAAAAAACAACAGAGGAAGATGTGGAGAGGAGGGCATACACTGCGTTAAAGTTAATGTTGTCTCAAGGAACCCTTTGGGTTAGATCCCACGTTGATGTGACAGAAAGATCGCTTAAGCTATTGAGAGCTTTGATGAAAGTCAAGGAGGAGTTCAAGGGCTTAGTTGATGTTCAGCTCACCGCGTTCCCCCAGGATGGAGTATTCACTGATAAGGGCAACGATGAGATTCTCAGGAAGTCATTAGACTACGTAGATAACGTGGGTATGATACCCCATGCCGAGATAACCAGAGAAGATGGAGTAAGATCAGTGGAGTTTGCTTTCCGATTAGCTAGGGAGAGAAACATGGATATTGACGGACATGTGGATGAAACCGATGATCCAAACTCCAGGTTTTTGGAGGCGGTAGTTAAGTACACTAGGGAATACAAATGGGAAGGAAGAGTAACTGCGGGTCATGTAACTGCAATGCATAGCTGGGATCAAAATTACGTTAGAAGGATACTTCCAAAAGTAGCTGAGTCAGGCGTGACGGTGATTGCTAATCCCTTAATTAATGTTATGTTGCAGGGAAGAATGGACGGATATCCTAAGAGGAGAGGGATGGCACCACTCAAGCTTATGAAGTCCTTTGGCGTCAACGTAGCTCTGGGACAAGATTGCATCATGGATCCTTGGTATCCCCTTGGATCTGGAAATATGTTACAGCCGCTCTTCATGGCAATTCATCTAGATCAGATGAATTGGAGGGAAATTAGGGAAAGCCTATCCTTTATTACATATAACGCTGCAAGGGCGTGGAGGACCTCGTACGGTATAGAGGAAGGTAAACCAGCTAACCTTCTTCTAACAAACGCCGAATTTCCTGAAGATCTACTTAGGTTCATGGAACCTCCTAGGTTTGTTATAAGGGAAGGTGAAGTGGTAGCTAGGGATGGAAAGGAAGTGAAGATTAAAGGGAAGTGGGAAGAGGTAAAAAGGAGACCTTAA
- a CDS encoding ABC transporter substrate-binding protein encodes MEFRAVLAVMFVIIGISATLGIMELSSSFHVANYVEKGEYYPILVKDGLGQEVEISQFPSRIVSLAPSDTQILVSLGLGKYIIGVDCYSYQLLTELNQTSLIKNAHVITNIYPLNVTGVKLINPSIVVADAGLEGSDYNKLESADLKTFFVRGDLDVNFHQIEDDVMTTATVFNMVPHGEKVVSWMNEKVDQFSSNQTLGSMAYVLFLCQDYTFYTVGGNTFITNIMYHAGATNVFASQSGYPLDHISQLIEDNPDVIVFAEMYNASYTQHMIESMLNQYPALHNVTAFKQDRIYILDQGLPVSIINEPAPLSVYGIEIFHDIMEGTAPKVINQTWVESELNATLPVF; translated from the coding sequence ATGGAATTTAGGGCAGTCCTAGCAGTTATGTTCGTGATAATAGGGATATCTGCAACGTTAGGCATAATGGAGTTATCCTCCAGCTTCCACGTTGCAAACTATGTGGAGAAAGGAGAATATTACCCAATTTTGGTTAAGGACGGATTGGGACAAGAGGTTGAAATAAGTCAATTCCCAAGCAGGATAGTTAGCCTAGCTCCTAGTGATACCCAAATATTAGTGTCTTTGGGACTAGGTAAGTACATTATCGGAGTTGACTGTTATTCGTATCAACTATTGACCGAATTGAACCAAACGTCTCTGATTAAAAACGCTCACGTAATAACTAACATATATCCTTTGAACGTAACTGGAGTCAAGCTGATTAATCCCTCAATAGTGGTCGCTGATGCAGGTCTTGAGGGATCAGATTACAACAAACTTGAGAGCGCAGACCTGAAAACTTTTTTCGTAAGAGGTGACTTAGACGTAAACTTCCACCAAATAGAGGATGACGTTATGACCACAGCTACGGTATTTAATATGGTACCTCATGGAGAAAAAGTAGTTTCATGGATGAATGAAAAGGTAGATCAGTTTTCCTCCAATCAAACATTGGGCTCCATGGCTTACGTTCTGTTCCTCTGTCAAGATTACACTTTCTATACGGTAGGAGGAAATACCTTCATAACTAACATAATGTATCATGCAGGCGCAACTAATGTTTTCGCCTCTCAGTCTGGATATCCGTTGGATCATATATCTCAGCTTATAGAAGACAATCCAGATGTAATTGTATTTGCTGAGATGTATAACGCATCTTACACGCAACATATGATTGAATCTATGCTGAATCAATATCCCGCTCTGCATAACGTGACCGCATTTAAGCAAGATAGAATCTACATCTTAGACCAGGGCCTGCCAGTCTCCATAATAAATGAGCCAGCACCACTATCAGTATACGGCATAGAGATATTCCACGATATCATGGAAGGAACTGCTCCCAAGGTAATAAACCAGACTTGGGTAGAGAGTGAGCTCAATGCAACGTTACCAGTTTTCTGA
- a CDS encoding iron ABC transporter permease, with translation MQRYQFSEVVFVLLLFILEGVSAFASLVLGAVYISPSLFEMSPYSFIIYSIRIPTTISTSMIGADLALSGLVLQMLLRNPVMDPYVSGTASGAGFGAVLSYVLLAFSFPVLLVEEISPFLAFFFSMIATLLTLAISKKGDTYSLVIGGIVISYLFSALIIVGELAISKVTPQVPSLLFFLFGEIDDVSWTDTMILINATLILSYFTYTLGRKIDVLTLSDEVSLSKGINPRRYRFLIIGLVSAVVSIDVSIGGIIGFLGVISPHIVRGIIGGRSTSSLVLPVSLLGSSILLLSNVISRGALGFSIPLTAVTSLIAVPVITSILRRGGSNAD, from the coding sequence ATGCAACGTTACCAGTTTTCTGAAGTAGTTTTCGTTCTCCTTTTATTTATACTAGAGGGAGTTTCAGCCTTTGCATCCTTAGTTCTAGGTGCAGTTTATATTTCTCCTTCCCTCTTTGAGATGAGTCCTTACTCTTTCATTATTTATTCTATAAGGATACCTACTACCATATCTACATCAATGATAGGAGCTGACTTGGCACTAAGCGGGCTCGTATTACAAATGCTCCTCAGAAATCCCGTAATGGACCCATACGTGAGCGGGACGGCTTCTGGAGCTGGCTTCGGTGCTGTGCTTTCGTACGTTCTTCTAGCGTTCAGCTTCCCCGTCCTTCTTGTTGAGGAGATTTCTCCTTTCTTAGCATTCTTTTTCTCTATGATTGCAACCTTGCTTACACTTGCGATAAGTAAGAAGGGAGACACTTACTCCCTTGTAATTGGAGGAATTGTAATATCCTACCTTTTCTCCGCACTGATTATAGTAGGGGAGTTAGCAATTTCAAAGGTTACTCCTCAAGTACCTTCCCTTCTGTTCTTCCTATTTGGGGAAATAGACGATGTCAGTTGGACCGATACGATGATCCTGATAAATGCCACTTTAATACTTTCCTATTTTACATACACGCTGGGAAGGAAAATAGACGTTTTAACCTTGAGCGACGAGGTATCCTTAAGCAAGGGTATAAATCCTAGACGTTACAGATTCCTTATAATAGGCTTGGTGAGTGCAGTTGTTAGCATAGACGTTTCAATAGGTGGAATAATAGGCTTCCTGGGAGTAATTAGCCCTCATATAGTAAGGGGAATCATAGGAGGAAGGTCAACTTCCTCTCTTGTGCTTCCAGTTTCTTTGTTAGGAAGCTCAATTCTGCTTTTATCTAATGTAATCTCAAGGGGAGCTTTGGGCTTTTCCATACCTTTAACTGCAGTCACTTCCTTGATTGCAGTGCCAGTGATAACTTCAATATTAAGGAGGGGTGGTTCTAACGCTGATTAA